A single region of the Elusimicrobiota bacterium genome encodes:
- a CDS encoding 1-phosphofructokinase family hexose kinase has protein sequence MKKEKLILTVTLNPAVDKFLYVNGFKVNTDHRAECVSNTAGGKGLNVSRAVKALGGKTLATGILGGTSGMFIKHKLDTEKLPHDFYFCTEETRTNVTVVDTKNWKFTRVLEPGLKIDNTGITGFRKKFVHLLPRAGCVVFTGKLLPGITEKYYAGLIKLANRYGVLTILDAGGKTLRDCISAKPYMIKPNLSELESFVGKTIRTPEHLRRVCEGIHRKGVKLVVVSMAEKGLLVYNGKKFITAKPPVIKAQRTNVGLGDSLVAGFAYALTHDMSFMIAVRFATAVSAASVISSTPGLCNPRDVVKMYKKIVIV, from the coding sequence ATGAAAAAAGAAAAGTTAATACTTACTGTTACACTAAACCCTGCGGTTGACAAGTTTCTTTATGTTAATGGGTTTAAGGTTAATACTGACCACCGTGCGGAATGCGTGTCTAACACCGCGGGGGGTAAAGGGTTGAACGTTTCCCGTGCAGTGAAAGCGCTAGGCGGGAAAACATTAGCGACCGGTATTCTTGGAGGGACATCCGGAATGTTTATTAAACATAAACTGGATACCGAAAAATTACCTCATGATTTTTATTTTTGTACGGAAGAAACACGGACTAATGTTACGGTTGTGGATACAAAAAATTGGAAGTTTACGCGTGTGCTTGAACCCGGGTTGAAAATTGACAATACAGGGATTACCGGTTTCCGCAAAAAGTTTGTGCACCTGCTTCCCCGTGCTGGTTGTGTGGTGTTCACCGGTAAGCTTTTACCAGGGATTACTGAAAAATATTATGCCGGTCTTATCAAATTAGCGAATAGATATGGGGTACTGACAATCCTTGATGCTGGCGGGAAAACTTTGCGGGATTGTATCTCCGCAAAACCGTATATGATAAAACCTAACCTATCTGAACTTGAAAGTTTTGTTGGTAAGACAATCCGTACCCCGGAGCACCTGCGCCGTGTATGCGAGGGTATCCATAGGAAAGGTGTGAAATTAGTGGTTGTTAGTATGGCGGAAAAAGGGTTGTTAGTATACAACGGAAAAAAATTTATTACTGCGAAACCTCCGGTGATAAAAGCGCAGAGGACTAATGTCGGGCTTGGGGATTCGCTAGTTGCGGGGTTTGCTTATGCGTTGACGCATGATATGAGTTTTATGATAGCAGTACGGTTTGCCACGGCAGTAAGCGCAGCATCTGTGATATCCTCAACACCAGGATTGTGTAACCCCCGTGATGTTGTTAAAATGTATAAAAAGATAGTAATTGTTTAA
- a CDS encoding thiamine pyrophosphate-dependent enzyme: MTTNSIKKNTALFYLKQMMQIRQFEDKIMDLLAQNIAEGGSHLYAGEEAVAVGAMAAINPDDLITSTHRGHGHCLAKGGKLPELMAEILGKSTGCCKGKGGSLHLADLSTGNLGANGVVGGGFGIATGAALAQQMQKTGKVVLCFFGDGAINQGLFHECANMAGTWKLPLVFVCENNLYGMSVSLKRACAVQDLTKRAASYDMPSDCCDGQDVEAVREMVSKWAKYSREGNGPALVVANTYRYYGHSRSDPRAYRTRDEEKYWKERDPIILFGKKCVASKVLTQKEVETLDADVRAEIDAAVKFAVDSPLPRPEELYDDLYA; the protein is encoded by the coding sequence ATGACAACAAATTCAATTAAAAAAAACACTGCGTTGTTTTATCTCAAACAAATGATGCAGATTCGGCAGTTCGAAGATAAGATTATGGACCTGTTAGCGCAAAACATTGCGGAAGGCGGGTCACACCTATACGCCGGGGAGGAAGCTGTGGCGGTTGGCGCGATGGCGGCAATAAACCCGGATGATTTGATTACAAGTACACACCGTGGACACGGGCATTGCCTTGCGAAAGGCGGAAAACTCCCGGAACTTATGGCAGAAATTCTTGGTAAATCTACGGGCTGTTGTAAAGGCAAAGGCGGGTCATTGCATCTCGCGGACTTATCAACTGGAAACTTAGGAGCGAACGGCGTTGTTGGCGGCGGGTTTGGTATCGCAACCGGCGCGGCATTGGCGCAGCAGATGCAGAAAACCGGGAAAGTAGTGTTATGTTTCTTTGGTGACGGTGCGATTAACCAGGGCCTTTTCCATGAATGCGCAAATATGGCGGGCACGTGGAAACTGCCGTTAGTGTTTGTTTGTGAAAACAATCTATACGGGATGTCAGTATCGCTTAAACGCGCATGCGCGGTACAGGATCTTACCAAACGCGCAGCGTCGTATGATATGCCGTCGGATTGTTGTGACGGGCAGGACGTAGAAGCTGTCCGAGAGATGGTATCAAAATGGGCAAAATACTCAAGGGAAGGTAACGGCCCGGCTCTTGTTGTCGCAAACACATACCGGTACTACGGGCATTCACGCAGTGATCCACGTGCGTACCGTACCAGGGACGAGGAAAAGTATTGGAAGGAACGCGATCCTATTATATTATTCGGCAAAAAATGTGTGGCGTCAAAAGTGTTGACACAAAAAGAAGTTGAGACGCTGGACGCTGATGTACGCGCGGAAATCGACGCGGCAGTAAAGTTCGCCGTTGATAGCCCGTTACCGCGGCCGGAAGAACTTTACGACGATTTGTACGCGTAA
- a CDS encoding alpha-ketoacid dehydrogenase subunit beta produces MREIMYWQAINEALNEEMARDKTIFVMGEDVAIYGGAYGVTRGLYEKYGEERVRDSAISEAAIVGAGLGAAMTGMRPVVEIMYVDFMGIAMDQLNNQVAKIRYMFGGKCKVPMVIRTEGGAGRTLGAHHSQSLEAWFMHIPGIKVVMPATPYDAKGLLKSAIREDNPVMFIEHKMLYNTKGQVPEVGDDYVIPIGKADIKRKGEDVTIIAHSRAVLRAMEAAKELEQENVNVEIVDLRTILPLDIETIVESVKKTNRVLIVSEETKTGSTSAEVAMQIIEHAFDYLDAPIARLNGADVPMPKSPVLEALAIPQKNDIVKAVRELL; encoded by the coding sequence ATGCGCGAAATTATGTACTGGCAAGCGATTAACGAAGCGTTGAACGAAGAAATGGCGCGTGACAAAACAATATTTGTCATGGGCGAAGACGTTGCAATCTACGGCGGTGCGTACGGCGTTACCCGCGGATTATACGAAAAGTATGGGGAGGAACGCGTGCGGGACAGCGCGATTTCCGAAGCCGCGATTGTCGGCGCAGGCCTCGGTGCTGCGATGACCGGCATGCGGCCGGTGGTTGAGATTATGTACGTCGACTTTATGGGTATTGCGATGGACCAGCTTAATAACCAGGTTGCAAAGATACGGTATATGTTCGGTGGTAAGTGTAAAGTTCCGATGGTCATCCGAACGGAAGGCGGGGCAGGGCGTACTCTTGGCGCGCATCATTCGCAAAGCCTGGAAGCATGGTTTATGCATATTCCCGGGATAAAAGTTGTTATGCCGGCAACGCCGTACGACGCAAAAGGGTTACTAAAATCCGCGATCCGGGAAGATAATCCTGTAATGTTTATTGAACACAAGATGTTGTATAACACAAAAGGTCAAGTGCCGGAGGTCGGGGACGATTATGTTATCCCCATCGGTAAAGCGGATATTAAACGTAAAGGTGAGGACGTTACGATAATCGCGCATTCCCGCGCTGTGCTACGTGCAATGGAAGCGGCGAAAGAGTTGGAACAAGAAAATGTTAATGTCGAAATTGTCGACCTCCGCACAATACTGCCGTTGGATATCGAAACTATTGTTGAGTCGGTAAAGAAAACTAACCGCGTGCTTATCGTATCTGAAGAAACGAAGACAGGCTCTACCAGCGCGGAAGTTGCGATGCAGATTATAGAGCACGCGTTTGATTATCTTGACGCGCCAATCGCGAGGCTCAACGGCGCGGATGTACCGATGCCAAAAAGCCCGGTACTCGAAGCGTTAGCAATCCCGCAGAAAAATGATATCGTGAAAGCAGTGAGGGAACTTTTATGA
- a CDS encoding dihydrolipoamide acetyltransferase family protein, whose protein sequence is MITPIKMPKLGETMETGKLIGWKKREGDKIKKDDVLLEVSTDKATFEVEALQSGILRKIIVPDKTDNVPVLSVIGYLADKMDEPLPKIETPSEVPVPIPVSAPVKESAPVPVMPIKTETPEKKSGKNKRVRISPLARKLANDRGVDITSLRGSGPMGRIVKHDVINAAGQSGGLVKKVVINIPAGIEAKDIALSPMRKTIAQRLTKSKSEIPHYYLLTAVDMTSVMIKRTALMNDFPTVKITVSDFITKAVALSIRCYPLMNSAWQGDKIIQYGNINIGFAVALPDGLIVPVIPNADNKSISELAQERVAAVTRAKAMKVTPAEMSSGTFTITNLGMYGIESFSAIINPPQVGILAVGAIKDKLVVDNGAMIIRKMMKLNLSADHRVIDGAYGAEFINQVKTILEHFEEW, encoded by the coding sequence ATGATTACCCCGATAAAAATGCCGAAGCTCGGTGAAACTATGGAAACCGGTAAGCTTATTGGCTGGAAAAAACGTGAAGGTGATAAGATTAAAAAAGACGATGTGTTGCTGGAAGTAAGTACGGATAAAGCAACGTTTGAGGTTGAAGCTCTGCAATCCGGGATACTGCGTAAAATCATTGTCCCGGATAAAACTGATAATGTTCCGGTTCTATCCGTTATCGGCTATCTTGCGGATAAAATGGATGAACCTCTGCCAAAGATTGAAACTCCCTCAGAGGTTCCCGTACCAATACCGGTATCAGCGCCGGTAAAAGAGTCTGCTCCAGTCCCTGTGATGCCAATAAAAACTGAAACTCCTGAAAAAAAAAGTGGTAAAAACAAACGGGTGCGTATTTCCCCGCTTGCACGTAAACTCGCTAATGACAGAGGTGTGGATATAACCTCTCTCCGCGGGTCAGGCCCTATGGGACGTATTGTAAAACACGACGTTATCAACGCTGCAGGCCAATCAGGTGGTTTAGTAAAAAAAGTTGTGATTAATATTCCTGCAGGAATCGAAGCGAAAGATATTGCGTTATCCCCTATGCGCAAAACTATAGCTCAGAGGTTAACAAAAAGTAAGTCAGAAATCCCGCATTACTATCTTCTAACCGCAGTCGATATGACATCTGTGATGATAAAACGTACTGCATTGATGAACGACTTCCCGACAGTAAAAATTACAGTTAGCGATTTTATTACCAAAGCCGTAGCATTATCTATCCGCTGCTACCCTTTGATGAACAGCGCATGGCAAGGTGATAAAATTATACAGTACGGCAATATTAATATTGGCTTTGCTGTGGCATTACCCGACGGACTGATTGTCCCGGTGATACCAAACGCGGATAACAAAAGTATTTCCGAACTTGCACAGGAACGCGTGGCAGCGGTTACCCGTGCGAAAGCTATGAAGGTAACTCCCGCGGAGATGTCCAGCGGGACATTTACAATAACAAACCTCGGTATGTACGGTATTGAAAGTTTTTCCGCAATTATAAATCCTCCGCAAGTCGGTATCCTTGCAGTTGGTGCGATTAAGGATAAGCTGGTAGTAGATAACGGTGCGATGATTATCCGTAAGATGATGAAGTTAAACCTTTCCGCGGACCACCGCGTGATTGACGGCGCATACGGCGCGGAGTTTATTAATCAGGTAAAAACAATACTCGAACATTTTGAAGAGTGGTAA
- a CDS encoding family 20 glycosylhydrolase has protein sequence MKLFENKKPVTKIRGVHLDLKGMPPTETQFLRLLDYFKELRLNCVLIEWEDMYPWKLHPEFRNSTAYTEKEVDTFLSRAEKNGIEVIPLVQSYGHLETVLSKPKFRHMREMPDIVSEICPCKKGAQEVVVDLVRDVLRTHEGRIKYFHIGGDEAWSLGTCPQCKAFVKKYGKGELYLKQLTPALDYAISKGVRPILWDDMMRHWTVADVKKIAKKADLMAWTYQGEVYSRIKPEMFELFKKGGVTLWGAGAYRGAIGPFADVTHEHVHAENMLSWTKLVKKHNFTGIVATGWARYSTFIVPCETNESCLASLALTSKIMWDGKYKKDDVEKVKGFVSKGFAGKNIASIYLRCRHASEEMAKWRSTMASCFFCLTYLAMLAGEPGRIDIHKHKERLLRLKNTLEKRKALAVLFTSAYIGLIPAIWIKNYLTSRFLPELHHAAMCFSKKKTVL, from the coding sequence ATGAAACTATTTGAAAACAAGAAGCCCGTTACCAAAATCCGTGGGGTACATCTTGACCTAAAAGGTATGCCGCCTACGGAAACACAGTTTTTGCGGTTACTAGATTATTTTAAAGAATTACGCCTTAACTGCGTGTTAATTGAGTGGGAAGATATGTACCCTTGGAAACTGCATCCCGAATTCCGGAATTCTACTGCGTACACCGAAAAAGAAGTGGACACTTTTCTCTCACGCGCAGAAAAAAACGGGATCGAAGTTATACCGCTAGTACAGTCCTACGGGCATTTAGAGACTGTATTGTCAAAACCTAAATTCAGGCATATGCGTGAGATGCCGGATATTGTAAGCGAAATCTGTCCCTGTAAAAAAGGCGCACAGGAAGTTGTTGTTGACCTTGTCCGTGATGTTTTAAGGACGCATGAGGGACGGATAAAGTATTTCCATATCGGCGGTGATGAAGCATGGTCGTTAGGCACGTGTCCCCAATGTAAAGCGTTTGTAAAGAAGTATGGGAAAGGTGAATTGTATCTTAAACAACTTACCCCGGCATTAGATTATGCTATCTCAAAAGGTGTCCGCCCGATATTGTGGGACGATATGATGCGCCACTGGACAGTAGCGGATGTAAAAAAGATTGCGAAAAAAGCTGACCTCATGGCATGGACATACCAAGGCGAGGTGTATAGCAGGATAAAACCTGAAATGTTTGAACTATTCAAAAAAGGCGGGGTAACGTTATGGGGTGCAGGTGCGTATCGCGGGGCAATTGGGCCGTTTGCAGACGTAACTCATGAACATGTGCATGCAGAAAACATGCTTTCATGGACAAAATTGGTAAAGAAACACAACTTTACCGGAATAGTAGCGACAGGATGGGCGAGATACTCAACATTTATCGTACCATGTGAAACAAACGAATCGTGCTTAGCATCGTTAGCGCTTACAAGCAAGATTATGTGGGATGGGAAGTATAAAAAAGACGATGTCGAAAAAGTGAAAGGGTTCGTAAGCAAAGGTTTTGCCGGGAAAAACATTGCTTCAATATACTTGCGATGCCGTCACGCGTCTGAAGAAATGGCAAAATGGCGTTCCACGATGGCATCGTGTTTCTTTTGCCTCACGTATCTTGCGATGCTCGCAGGCGAACCCGGCCGCATTGATATTCATAAACACAAAGAACGTTTACTTAGATTGAAAAACACGCTTGAGAAACGTAAAGCTTTAGCGGTACTATTTACATCTGCGTATATTGGATTAATCCCTGCGATATGGATAAAAAATTATTTAACGTCTCGGTTTTTACCGGAACTTCATCACGCAGCAATGTGTTTTAGTAAAAAGAAAACAGTATTGTAA
- a CDS encoding AAA family ATPase, translating into MFIKEVEVNNSKFPDVDAYPFNVGLLRKTKIIDFSPGVTFFIGENGTGKSTVLRAIAQKVGVHLWEDAQHKVFKYNKYAGMLHKYINIKWIGLPVKGSFFSSENFATYARMVDDWAISDPGMLKHYGGESLVTKSHGQCNMAFFVNRYKIKGVHFLDEPETALSPKKQLELLGVIRKSIASGNTQFIIATHSPLILSYEGAKILSYDHVPVKTVEYRDTEYYRIYKNFFSGK; encoded by the coding sequence GTGTTTATAAAAGAAGTTGAGGTTAATAATTCCAAATTCCCGGATGTTGACGCGTACCCGTTCAACGTCGGCCTTCTGAGGAAAACAAAAATAATTGATTTTTCCCCGGGTGTAACATTTTTTATCGGGGAAAACGGTACCGGTAAATCTACGGTCCTGCGTGCAATCGCGCAAAAGGTTGGTGTGCATCTGTGGGAAGACGCGCAGCATAAGGTGTTTAAGTATAATAAGTACGCCGGTATGCTGCATAAATATATCAATATTAAATGGATAGGTTTACCTGTTAAGGGTTCATTTTTCTCATCCGAAAATTTCGCAACCTACGCGCGGATGGTAGACGATTGGGCAATCTCTGACCCCGGGATGTTGAAACATTACGGCGGGGAGTCGTTGGTAACAAAATCGCATGGGCAGTGTAATATGGCATTTTTTGTTAACCGCTACAAAATCAAGGGAGTACATTTTCTTGATGAACCAGAAACCGCGTTATCCCCAAAAAAACAGTTGGAATTACTCGGGGTTATCCGTAAAAGTATTGCTTCCGGGAATACTCAGTTCATTATTGCCACGCACTCGCCGTTAATCCTGTCATATGAAGGAGCGAAGATATTGAGTTATGACCACGTACCTGTAAAAACAGTTGAGTACAGGGATACTGAATACTATAGAATATACAAAAACTTTTTCTCCGGGAAATGA